A segment of the Anser cygnoides isolate HZ-2024a breed goose chromosome 36, Taihu_goose_T2T_genome, whole genome shotgun sequence genome:
gctgagtaatcagtgcaacccacttgctccatgtagcatcagttgcatgatgcgtagaggggacccttcctttgaacatccagcctagtaccggcagtcggggtgccaggaggagctgcgcttcagtaccgaccacttccgaagcagatcgaactccttcatatgctgccaatatctccttttcagttggagtatagcgggcttcagatcctctgtatccccgactccaaaaccccaggggtcgacctcgagtttccccaggttctttctgccagaggctccaggtgggaccattctctccggctgcggtgtagagcacattctttacatctggtcctgttcggactggcccgagggctactgcatgaactatttcctgcttaatttgttcaaaggcttgtcgttgctcagggccccattcaaaagcattcttcttacgggttacttggtagagcgggtttacaatcagactgtaatttggaatatgcattctccaaaaccccacgacacctaggaaagtttgtgtttcttttttgctagttggtggagacatagctgttattttgttgatcacatccattgggatttgacggcgtccatcttgccattttattcctaaaaactggatctctcgtgcaggtcctttaactttattctgttttatggcaaaaccagccttcagaaggatttggactattttcttccctttctcgaaaacttcttctgcagtgtcaccccacacaatgatgtcatcgatgtactgcaggtgttcaggagcttccccctgctccagcgcagactggatcagtccatggcaaatggtagggctgtgtttccacccctggggcagccgattccaagtatattggactcccctccaagtgaaagcaaactgtggcctgcactgtgctgctagagggatggagaaaaatgcattagcgatatcaattgtggcataccacttggctgcctttgattccagttcatactggagttctagcatgtccggcactgcagcactcagtggtggcgtgacttcgttcaggccacgatagtccactgttagtctccactcaccattagactttcgcactggccatatgggactattaaaaggtgaatgagtcttgctgatcactccttggctctccagttgacgaattagcttatggatgggactcagggagtctcggttggtgcgatattgccgccggtgcacagttgtggtagcgatcggcacttgctgttcttcaaccctcagcaaccccacaacagaagggtcctctgagagaccaggcaaggtagacaactgtttaatgtcctctgtctccaaagcagctatgccaaaagcccagcggaacccttttgggtccttgaaatatcctcttctaagatagtctatgccaaggatgcacggagcatctgggccagtcacaatacggtgcttttgccactcattaccggttagactcacttcagcctccaatacagttaactgctgggatccccccgtcacaccataaatacagatgggctctggccctttatagcttgatggcattagagtacattgtgcaccggtgtctaccaaagccttatacttctgtgcgtctgacgtgccaggccatcgaatccacacagtccaataaactcgattgtccctttcctccccctggctggaggcagggcccctctagtcctggtcagaatcttcatttctgtgtttaaaggactgcctgctggaagttggagcagcaaacctttcagagaactcctttttcccaattgttttcctttgcaattcacgtacccgtgcctctagggtcgcagtagattttccatcccattttctcatgtcctctccatggtcacgtaggtaaaaccacagggtggcgcggtgtgtgtgcccaccatattgtcttccttgcatagatgaacgtttacccctaatagctgagacactggtttgtacaggtggggaggaaaataaactctctttaagttggtggatctcttcagaaagtttctccaaggtattctcttttagctggtggacactggttcgttcaggtgaaggggaagataatctttcttcaagttggtggatcttttcagaaagtttctccaaagcattctcttttagctggtggacactggttcgttcaggtgaaggggaagataatctttcttcaagttggtggatcttttcagaaagtttctccaaagcattctcttttagctggtggacactggttcgttcaggtggaggggaagataaattctctttaagttggtggacctcttcagagagtttctccacagctgagacacaggcctttagggaagaggagagatttccttcgtactgccggagtattttagtcacttcattcactgtgggattctcctccgttttccaggctagcattgccaatgagctggcatatgatgatggggcactctgtacaaacttccgccacatgggtagtgtacaccggactgcatctggatctgcggatgtttgtgcgtcgtctaggtccttataaattacttcccgtacggccaattccctcaggtactgaattcccttctccatggtggtccatttgcttggtaaacatacaagttcttccttgaagagatacctttccttcacagctgacaggagacgcctccagaggctgcgagatcgtgctccatctccaattgctttgtcaatgcatgcgtccctagcaagggatcccagccgcctggcttccttgccctctaattccacataattggctcccgtgtcccagcaccggagcagccaggtgacaagctgctcgcctatacagcgaccaaaatcttttcgcacatctcgtagctcacgctggtatagagtccgggtaattactgttgatttttcgacatcctcatcctcatcttcagtcttctgcacctttgatggccggtgtagagtccgggtagttactgttgattttccgacatcctcatcctcatcttcagtctcctgcacctttgatggctggtatggagtccgggtagttactgttgatttttcgccatcctcatcctcatcttcagtctcctgcacctttgatggcccagcctcgtcttcactacgcccagacttagcagaagactgtctgcgttttaaacgacctgagcctctataccattttttcaccttgtctacaggggcaacttgcactgctacagctcgtttctctgacccagacacagggtctgccacaggggttggaataccctctgcggggtcaacttgcactgctacagctcgtttctctgacccagacacagggtctgccacaggggttggaataccctctgcggggtcaacttgcactgctacagctcgtttctctgacccagccacaggagccggagcggctgcaggagctggagctggagcggctgcagggtctgtcgctaggttgctagtagcatcaattgcagctcgataggcataGGCCAGAgcccagcacgctacagtgatttgtgtcactttggaactgccagagtcatgacacctttttttcaagcattctgccagctttttaggattttgcagttgttcaggggtgaatgtccaaaacactggaggtgcccactgctctagaaacctgcccatatcctcccacactccctgccactcgcaactatcccgcctcaagacagatctccggatgagattcctaagtagttgtttaaccctccacaaaatctgaagcgcattcaggagacataacaacaagagcaggctggtctgagtatcccaaggatattcaacatctcggagaaccaccgtaactaactcgggggataagagggtggtggtgaaggagaaagggagagtgaacaggtagggaaacatgtcttcccctgtccccttcacagattggctccctaacgaaaacaggcaataggtgtaattgctaatagtttccgagatatgggttccaaagtatagagtcgacgtcagtgctgagtacaaataccaggttaaagtcgtgaccagatatctcatcatttcataagccattgttacaccgcacagtaccataacaatcttaaaccagggcccggaaaggataaacagtgcaacagggagcacatacagaaagtaacgcaccataaaactcaatttggaatacaggtacagcagactggagattaaggcaatcaacatcgtgactagcaactattaagcaggtccaatacttataccaattttagtttaacacactctggtcagatttgtcgatatctcaacccttcgggccccacgttgggcgccaaaagggctgttgtggtttaacccggccggcagctaaacaccacacagccgttcgctcaccctcccccctccctctctgggatgggggagagaaacgggaaagtgaagccggtgagttgagataaagacagtttattaagacaggaaaataataataacaataataataataatagtgataatggtaatagtattaacaataataatgtgtaagaaaacaagtgatgcacaatgcaattgctcaccacccgctgaccgatgcccagcctatccccgagcagccggccccccaccccggccagccactcctatatattgttcagcatgacgtcagatggtatggaatacccctttggccagtttgggtcagctgtcctgggtctgtcccctcccagctcctgctgcacccccagcctgctcgctggcaggacagagcaagaagccgaaaagtccttggcccggtgtaaacactgctctgcaacaattaaaacatcagcatgttatcagcgctcttctcatcctaatccaaaacatagcaccctaccagctactatgagctacttaactctgtcctaactggaaccaggacatgcatgcacacagggcaatttggaaggagagagaggacttttatcttcctcaattaaacatgcagaagagatACTGAAATTACTCCAAGCAGTATACCTGCCTACTAAAGTTGACATTAAAGGACATCAACTAGGGGATACTGATATTGAAGAGGGAAATAGATTGGCTGATGCAGGAGCCAAAGGGGTGGCAGAACGGGCCCCTGAGAGTCAAATTTTGGCACTAGTACCAAGAACAGAAAATCAGGCATTaacaaaagcttcagaaaatgaagtagaataTTCTAagatgtaaatggaaaatgttaccTGCAGgtttaatgtaaataaatgatgGGAGAATTGTGATATCATATTAAATTGAACGGTAATTGTAGAACATAATAAAGcatgctggggagctgaagTAGCAtaagagtttttaaatagaaaatggatAGGGCCTGATTTGTATACCATTGTTAGACAGGTATAAAAGTAATCAAGCTCCAAAGAgtggcaaattatttttttgaactcccaagaaaaggggggtatCAGTATTTATCGGTATTAACTGACAccttttcaggatggccagaagCATTCCCAACTAGAACAGCCAAGGCTCGGGAGGTAATTAAGATACAAGAAATAATACCACATTTTGGAGTTCCAGCAACTATATCCTCTGACAGGGGACCACACTTTATCTCAAGAGTGGTACAAGAAATTAGCTGCCATTTGGGTACAGACTGGCAACTTCATATCGCCCTCAGTCGAGTGGccaagtagaaaaaatgaaccACTTAATCAAACAGCAAATTGTGAAACTGGGACAAGATGCAAATTTGGTCTGGCCTCAGTCTCTTCCTTTAGCCCTTTTGCGTATACCAAGGGCAAAGGAAGGGTTAAGCCCCTTTGAAATCTTATATGGACGACCCTATGGAATACAAAGAGGGATATCCATGCAAGCTGCGGATGAAATTATGACCTCCTATATGGTGGCCTTAGGTAAACAGCTCGATGAAATTGGACAGCATGTGAGTGGGACTTGGGGTAGATGGACTGGTGCAAAATATACAACCTGGAGATTATGTGTATGTAAAGTCTCTTGCAGAGAAGACCTTGAAACCACACCGGGAAGGACTGTTCCAGGTCACAGTGACAAGAATCAAGGAGCAGAATGCCTGGATCTATCACAACAGTGTGAAAAAGGCACCCAAGACCCCATGGAAGGTTACTCAGGTGCAACCTGGAAGGTTACATTTCTCACAGTCTTAATGGTATCATTGGTCAAGGAAACTGAACAGTGGGTGCACAATACCTGTGTGAAACTCACCCAGGCAGTGAGTGATAGTTTCAACCTTTCTGACTGTTGGGTGTGCACAGTGCTGCCTAAAGGCAACCTAGAATTCCCCGTATGGGGCATACCCAGTATGAATTGGACATTGACCTTTGCACACCCAAGAAATGGAACATGTCCATTTGGCAAGGATGATCGTGAACATCTAGGGGAGAGATTTGAACTACTCCCACACGAAAATGTTAACGTATACACGAGATGCTTAAATGATAAAACCTCATGCGTAGGTACAGGTCCACTTAGTTATTTAGCCCAGGAACCTGACAACTGTAATATGGCAGAATATGTAGGAACTTTTAATCTTACTAAAATTAGAGATTATGGTGTAGGTGTCACAATATGTGCTGATAAAAAGGATACGAACTCAGGATCTCACGGCCTCAATTCTCTCATGCAAATTTGCAAGCTACAAAAAGGATTCTATTCGCTATGTGGAGATGGGCGTGCTAGGAAAAGCTTACCCTTAAATTGGAAGGGTCATTGTATCGGGGGCTATCTTAGCCCTCGAGGGGGTATATTCACTAAACCACCTCCGGGAATAGTCCAGACCTTATGGAGACAAACACGTACTGTTCCGAATAACCCCCTCGTGATGAGACCCATGGGATTCCATAGTTTTGTAAGGTGGTTGATTCCATCCCTGGGAATaagtgaaatagaaaaagcTATAATATCTCGGCCACATtagaaattattgaaaatacCACAGCTGATGTTCTTTCGGCATTACAGGAAGAAATTTCCTCCCTACACAAAGTAGTACTTCAGAATAGGATGGGATTAGATATGCTTTTAGCCAAGGAGGGAGGACTGTGTACAGTCATAAACCAAACTTGCTGTGTATatgttaacaaacaaaaacagattgagACTGACCTGGAGAAGATTtgggaaaggaataaaattttgcGTGCAGTAGCTCAGGATGACACGTCCTGGGGATTTACAGACTTGGTGGAAAAATTGACTTCCTGGTTGCCAAACCTAACCTGGCTGAAACAGTTGTTTATCACAGTAATCGTGGTCGTGGTTTTGTTCATGGTTCTTTGTGTAGTGATCCGATGTACCTTATGGTGTTTTAAGAGTACGGGAAACCCCTACAGCGAGTGGAAAAAGAACCAACTCAGACGGAAACTGGAGTCTAACAGATACTTTGAAGGAGTGTTAGATAGAGAAACACTATATTGAACCTAGAAATagtaaaagaatttactaacattttagaaaaggggggactgagagagggagttaggagaatatAATAATTTACTAACTTTTAGAGAATTTACtaactttttagaaaaggggggactgagagagggagttaggggaatcttatcaagtagagatagagtgCTGACGGCATGAAACTAGGATCCTACTTAGTGTCTTTACTAACTATGGTGCttgtgcaaattaattaaagcaagaagccttgggcccctttaccaaggtcagtctcttaaTAAGACTGTGAGCCTATCTTTAGAAACTGGTCCTGTGGATGGACAAGACCCAAGAAGCAACTGAGTCTGCGcagagacaagaggtcaactagtggtgatgaggaagagtcgtcaatcttcatccccacgacccccgaTGACCACCACCAGGATACACTGCGCAAGTGCAGAtaggaggagtttatggaaatgactccttggaactaattttaataggAAGTGGGGACAGGTtttgaatatgtataggcgtattgtgaaacttcatgcatatgtaactctttactgcatataaccaagtCAAGTTGCCCTGTCAGGCGTGCACGACTTTGGCGGGActaccccccgtgctgcccagcgctgaataaacatacctactttacaatcttactgattgtggagtccgtttTCTGCAAGTCAAGGGGGCTTgggctccggcgcctggagcgcctccaccccctccttctgtgctgactttggtgtctgcggggaggtttctcactcctcgctctcccagctgctgttgagcagcaggtttttgtttgtttgtttttgttttaaaggatgtgctctcacagaggcacagactgtgttgctcatggcttggcttggctctgggcagcggtgaacccaatacactggggcagctaggtcattactggcctgtaaagtatcagggattaaattaactaatgaaaccctaaatgtgatgggggtagaaggggctgggataacagtgccacctttgggggataccaagctgagactaggggataaaatgatctctgggcaattattgtatgtacccgaggcagggactaacttgttgggaagggatttgatgatgaaattgggcattcaaatagtaaattgttagactggaataacagtggtattaatggggtgctctcaggccctgagagcaaagatatattcccctctgactggaaagactctgaagtgggggcggaagcaacaatacag
Coding sequences within it:
- the LOC136788417 gene encoding LOW QUALITY PROTEIN: uncharacterized protein (The sequence of the model RefSeq protein was modified relative to this genomic sequence to represent the inferred CDS: inserted 1 base in 1 codon); translation: MNHLIKQQIVKLGQDANLVWPQSLPLALLRIPRAKEGLSPFEILYGRPYGIQRGISMQAADEIMTSYMVALGKQLDEIGQHVSGTWGRWTGAKYTTWRLCVCKVSCREDLETTPGRTVPGHSDKNQGAECLDLSQQCEKGTQDPMEGYSGATWKVTFLTVLMVSLVKETEQWVHNTCVKLTQAVSDSFNLSDCWVCTVLPKGNLEFPVWGIPSMNWTLTFAHPRNGTCPFGKDDREHLGERFELLPHENVNVYTRCLNDKTSCVGTGPLSYLAQEPDNCNMAEYVGTFNLTKIRDYGVGVTICADKKDTNSGSHGLNSLMQICKLQKGFYSLCGDGRARKSLPLNWKGHCIGGYLSPRGGIFTKPPPGIVQTLWRQTRTVPNNPLVMRPMGFHSFVRWLIPSLGISEIEKAXNISATLEIIENTTADVLSALQEEISSLHKVVLQNRMGLDMLLAKEGGLCTVINQTCCVYVNKQKQIETDLEKIWERNKILRAVAQDDTSWGFTDLVEKLTSWLPNLTWLKQLFITVIVVVVLFMVLCVVIRCTLWCFKSTGNPYSEWKKNQLRRKLESNRYFEGVLDRETLY